Within Paenibacillus sp. RUD330, the genomic segment GCCGATGCCGGGATCGAAATCGACGAGCTTCCGGCTTGAAGCGCAATCGTTCCTAGCGGCATGGCCTCGGCATATGCCAGGAAGGCGTCCAGCGGCAGCTCCGCCGCTCTTCCGCCGCCTGCGAGAGCTGTCGATCCGAGCTGCACGGGCGACGTTTTGCCGGCGGCCGCCTTCGCCAGCGCATCCTGATTGGCGGCGGATGAACCCATTCCCGGCTCCGGCGAGCCTGTCGGCCTCGGCGTCGGCGATGCCGCTCCTGTCGGCCCCGGCGTCGGCGATGCCGTGCCTGTCGGCGCTGGTGTCGGCGACGCCGTGCCTGTCGGCGCCGGTGTCGGCGACGCCGTGCCTGTCGGCGCCGGTGTCGGCGAACCCGTTCCCGGCTCCGGCTGGCTGTCCCACGTCAAGCCTTCTCCGGTCTGGTAGCCGTCGACCGGGAGCACGCCTGCCGGCGGCGCTTGCTCGGTCAGCGCCAGCTGGAACGCGCTGCCGGAAGCGTTGAAGAACGGCCCTACTTTAGCGCCGCGGAGCTGCAGCATGTCCAGCTGGACGGAGCCGCTGATGCCGCCGCCCGCGTGGATGCCCCAAGTGCCCGCTCCATCGAGCACCAGATTGCGGATGAGAATGCGATGCCGGCCGCTGACATTGAACGGATAGGCTCCGTTGATGTACAGCCCCTGGAACGTGCTGTCCAGAACGGTATTGTCGAGAATGTCGATATCGGCCTCGATCGGCTTGTCGCCGGTGAACAGCCAGATCGCGCCGAAGTCCTGGTTCCAGTTGAACTCATGGCCGCCGGCACGGATCAGCGTATTGCGCTCCACGACCGTCCTGCCGCCGAAGGCGACGGGATTGAAGCGCGTCGACACCGCGATGCCGGCGCCGAATCCGACCGTATCGGACAGGATGTTGTCCTGCACCTTGTTGTCGCTGCCGCCGAAGATCGCGACATTGTCCGCCAGCCATGGAAGCTGGACGGTGTTGAAGCGGATCGTGTTGCCCGAAGCCCGCGCGTCGTCCGCGCTTACTCCGTCCGGCTGCGACGACCAGATCGCGATGGAGTCGTCGCCCGTATTGCGGATCGCATTCTGCTCCGCCATGGAGTTGATGGTTCCCGTCGAGAAGTTGATGCCGTCCGCATACGTATCCCGGATGCGCATGCCTGCGGCGTACAGGCCGTCGGTGGCGATGCCGCCGTCCTCGTCGTCGCTGCGGACCGACCAGATGCCGGCTTTGGCATGCTCGACCCATACGCCTTGAATCGTGGAGCCCTTGCCGAACGTTCCGTCAAAAGCGGCCTCCCGAAGCTCGTCATGCCGCCCCGTCACGCCGACGTCGATCTTGAGATCGTACACGCCGACTCCGTCTCCCGTGCCCATGAAGCCTGCGCCTTCAATAGCCGTATGCCACATGCCCGCGCCGCGGATGACGATTCCCTGCACCTCCAGCGGCGAATCGAGCCGGAACAAGCCTTGCGGCACCCAGACTCCTTTGCCCGCAGCCTTGGCTGCCCTGATTGCGTCCAGAAACGCAGCCGAATCGCTCTTGCCGTCGTTCGGCGCCGCGCCGAAATCCGTCACGGAGAGGAAGCCTGCCGGCATGGCGTATGCCGCCGGCGCAAGCTCCAGATCGGCGGAGTCGAGAACATAAGAGGAGGCTGCATCGGAGACCTGCTTCTCCAGCCTCAGCACGGTCCCTGCCGGGAGCGTGCGGCCGAAGTCCAGCTGCGTCTCGTCATAGAAGCGGTGAGGATCTCCGTCCTCGGGATTGTTGGACCATGGATACTTGCCGTATACCCAGGCGTGGCGGCTGGATAGCTCCAGCTTGCCGCCCGGGGCTCCGTCCACCGAATAGCTCAGCGTCGCCTGCTGGCCGCCGCCGTCCTGACTGTCCGGTATGCTGTAGCGCAAGGACATGTAGCTGGCCGGTTCCGCAAGCTTGAATTCCACATACTGGCCGGCTGCATCCAGCTTGACGGCCTTTCTGCCGGACGCTTCGGAAGCAAGCGTCATGTACGTCCGGTCGGGACCAAGCAAGGTTCCGTTCGTCGCTCCGTCCTCGGCTTCATAAGTCGTATAAGGAAGAGTCGCTCCGCGATAATCTCGGCTGACCGCGCCATGGACGAGCAGCCGATCCACCAGCAGGCCGCCTCCGTCGTCCCCGGCCCTGCGCAGCTCAACGGAGTTGTAGCCTGCCCGCAGGTCCAGCTTGGCCGATACCGTCTTCCACATCCCGCTGCCGTCGCCGGCTGCCGCATCCAGCTTGCCTTGCGGCTGGCCGTTGACATAGACGGACAGCCTGCCCCCTTCCTCTCCCGCCAAGACCGCAACGGTCCACTCCGCTTCATAACGGCCTGCTGCCTGCGCTTGAACGGACAGGATCAGCCGGTCATCGGCATCCTTCCAGCCGGATGCATACCCGCTGCCGGCATAACCGGGCGCTTCGGCATGTATGCCCGCGCCGCCGGAGACAAAGCCTTTTTCCGCTTCGTACACGACATCGCCTGCGGCCTCGAGCAGCTTCCAGCGGCCTGAGCCTCCCGCCGTTTCACGCTCGGCAAGCGTCGCATGACCGGAGGAGGCTGACAGCACGCGGCTGCCGCCCGGCTCGGCCAGCATCAGCAAGCCGGACTGCCGCTCCTGCGTCCATTCCGCTGTCGGGCCGGCCTCACCCGCCGAGACGGAGCTTCCGTCCCGCAGCAGGTAGCTGCCGGTTTCCTCGTTCCGGAGCAGCAGCCTGCCGTTGCGGTCTTCCATTCTCCAAAGGACGCTCTTGCTGCGGACATCTCCGCCGGACAGCCCCAACCCATCGCCGCTCATCGCCAGCAGCGAGCCGGCGGCCGAGTTTTGCAGCCGGTACAAGCCCCCATGCGGCGCCGCCGGCGTGAGACCGCTGCCGACCGTATCCTGAACCTCCGGGATGTATCCTCCCTCGGGCGCCGCGGCAGCGACCCACTGGACGGCTCCGTTGTCGATGGAACGCAGGTCAAGCTGGGCATAGCCGAGTACGTCCGCGATCTGCGCGTATTCATCCTCGTGGCCCTCGGCCAGGCTGCGCAGCAGAATCGCTCCGGCGGCAGGCGCGTTCTCGAGCGCCCATCCCGCGTTTGCTCCCGCTCCTCCTGCAGCAACGGTGCCGAGATAGCTCACGCCCGGCAGCCAGGAGAGCTCGCGGCCGGTGACGGCATTGACGATCGAAACGCCTCCTCCGTCCCTTTCCTTCACGAACCAGTGCGAACGCAGGTCCTTGGCGTCCAGGCTGCCGTAAAGCACGACGCCGCCGGCATTCTCGTAGAGCGCCGCTCCGCCGGACTTGCTCGTCAAGCGGATCGCCCCGTCAGGCAGCAGCACCGGAGCGCCGCCACCCGTGCCGGTCTCGCTTGCCTTCACCGGAATGAATTCCCACTTCGGGCTGCCCCAATCCCGGTTCACCGGGCTGTACTCGGCCGCCTTGAGCTTATGCTCGACGTTCAAGTATCCGGAAGCTTCGGCCGGGCGGGCATCCCCCGCGCTGCGGATCAGCTTGAAGCCCTGATGATCCGACACGGTCCATGCGGCCGAATCCATATCGCCTTCCGGATCCGCTACCCGGACCGATTCGCGGGAATCCGGCTTCACGCCGCTCAGCGTGACGTAATGGCCGGTCTTCCGGTTCACGATATGCTGCACGCCGTCCTTCGACTCGATCAGCCAGTGCGCGCTCTCGTCGCCCGGCTGGACGTTGCCGTAGGCCAGCTTGCCGTCCTTCTCGAACAAATACAGCTGCAGCCAGTCGTTGCGAATCTTCACATACGGGGTCAGCTCCTCGGCCGGCCCCTCAGGCGCGGGAGCCTTCACCAGCCAGCGCGCGCTGCCCCAGGACGGCTGCGCCCAGTTGTTGGCATGTCCGTAGCCGTCCTGGCTCTGCACGTTCAGATACGCGTCTCCATCGGAAGCGGCCTGGAAGGTGGACTGTCCGGCCTGGACATCGCCGCTGCCGTCCATGCCCGGAGCTTGAATCCAGCTCGTCAGCAGCGGATCCGCCGCTTGAGGAGCGGCGGCAGCAAGGGCGGCGCCGCCCTTCAGCTCCGTCTGCTGCATGTAACGGCCCGTCTGCACGTTGCGCAGCCGAACCGCCGTTCCGTAGTCCTCCACAATCCATTGGGAGGACGCATCGGTGTAATCCGGGGTGCCGTATGCGATCAGGCCGCCCTGCTCCTGCAAAAAGCTTCCCTTCCAACTGTCCTGCAGCCGCTTGGCGGAAGAATCGGCCGCCGGCTCCAGTCTCCACGAGGAGCTGCCCCAGCCCGGCTGCGCCCAGTCGCTGATCTGCGCATGGCCGGTCTGGCTCTGCACATGGAGCAGGTAGGAGGATTTCTCGCTGCTCGCTATCGTATACAGCCCTGCAGACCCCGCTTGCTCCTGAATGGAAAAATCGCCTGCCGTGGAAGCTTCCGGCAGATCCGAGCTTTTGACGGGATCGTTGAGACGGTCCCCATCGTTGCCCAGACGGTTCAGCACATGCCCCGTCGCCCGATTGACGAACTTCTTCGAGCCCGGCGCCACGCCGTCCACGACAAACCATTGCGAGGAAGCGTCGTTCAGCTCCGGCGCGCCATATTTCGCCAGACCGGCTTCCTCATAGAGGACGTACCCCTTCCAGCCGTCGACCAGCCGGACCGGCTCCTCGCCATGCCCCGGCTCCACCTGCCACAACGCCGAGCCCCAGCCCGGCTGCGCCCAGTCGCTCGCCTGCGCGTAACCGTTCAGCACCTGGATGTTGACGAGCTGATTCGAGCGGCCGGGAATGGACAGATTGACGTAACCGGGCTTGCCGGATGCTTCCGTCACCTGCCACTGAGCCGATGCCGCGCCGCTGTCGAGCGCGGAGCTCTTGAGATTGTCATGCGGATCCGATGCCAGCTCCCGGTTCAGCAGATGGCCGGTCGCCCGGTTCACGAGCAGCTGCGCGCCTCCTTCGCCGCTTTTGATCTCCCATTGGGATGCAGGATCGTTCACTGCCGTGAAGCCGTAGCGGGCTTGTCCCTCCGCTTCGTACAGATACACGCCTTTCCATTCATTTTTCAGCCGGACGTAGACGGAATCGGAAACAGAAACCGTTGCGGATGCCGCAGCCTCGTACCCGAGGTCCTGTACGGCCGAGCTGAGGTCCGCTTCCGCGGCGCGCGCGCCCGGAGCCATCGCCGGCAGGAACAGCAGCAGGCTCAGAAGAGCGGCAGCAAGCCGCCTGAATTGAATTGCCATGTTGGATCCCCTTTCGTTATGGTTGCGCTTTCTTTCCTTGGCAAAAGAAAAGCCGCCCAATCATGTCCAAGACAATCAAGAGTGCAGCTTTTCCTTTTTGTTGCTTGTTCGGAGAGCTCAGCCCTTCGTCGCTCCGTCCGCGAGGCCGGAGATGAGGAAGCGCTGCAGCAGCAGGAATACGGTCGCGATCGGCACGGCGATCAGGATGGTGCCCGCCGCGAAGATCGTGAAGTTGTTGGAGAACTTGTCGTTGATGAAGTTGTACAGCCCGAGCGCCAGCGTGTACTTCTCGGGCGAGCGCAGGATGATGCGCGGCGTCAGGAAGTCCATGAACGGCGCCATGAAGGTGAACAGCCCGACGACCGCCAGGATCGGAGCCGTCAGCGGCATCAGAATCCGGAAGAATACGGTCAGATGCCCCGCGCCGTCCATCGTGGCCGATTCGTCGAGATCGCGCGGAATGGTGTCCAGGTACCCTTTGACGAGGAACACGTTCATCGGCAGTCCGCCGACGGCGTAGATCAGGATCAGGCCGGTGAACGTGTCCAGCAGGTTCACCAAGTTGAGCAGCAGGTAGATCGCCACCATGCCCATGAGCACCGGGAACATCTGCAGCAGCAGGAAGGTGTAGATGCCGTACTTGCGGCCCGTGAAGCGGAAGCGCGAGAACACATACGCCAGCAGCGACACCATCGTCACGGAGGCGACGGCATTGCAGACGGCGACGATGATCGTGTTTTTGTACCAGAGGCCGTAATCGCTCTGCGGATCCGTGAACAGCCAGCGGTAATGCTCCAGCGACAGATTGTCGGGAATCAGCTTGGCGCTGTAGAGGCTCGTGCCGGGATTCAGCGAGATGCTGACCGCCCACAGCAGCGGATACAGGATGACGGCGAACATGATCAGAACAACGAGGTAGATGCCGGATACTTCCAGCTTGGATCTCAGCGTGCGTCCCATCAATATCCCTCCTCACGGAATGACCGCGTCTTCCGGAACTGATAGAACGCGAACGCCGCGACGATGAGGCCCATGATGATGCTGATGGCGGCGGCCATTTTGTAGTTGTTGTCGGTGAAGGTCAGGTTGTACACCCAGGAGATGAGAATGTCGGTCGCTCCCGCGCTTTGGCCCGGCACCGCCGGTCCTCCCTTGTTGAACAGGAAGATGATGTTGAAGTTGTTGAAGTTGAACGAATACTGCATGATGAGGAGCGGCGCCGTGGCGAACAGGATATGGGGCAAAGTGATGAAGCGGAACTTCTGCCAGCGGCTGCCTCCATCCACCTCGGCGGCTTCGTACCAGTCCTTGGAAATGCTCTGCAGCACGCCCGTGAACAGCGTGAACACATACGGGAAGCCGAGCCAGATCTGGATCAGGATGATCGCGACGCGGGCCCAGGTCGGGTCCGTCAGCCATGGAACCATCAAGCCGAACCTGCTCATGATCTGCATGTTGATCGCCCCGAACGTATCGTTGAACATCGCGGCGAACACGAGCGCGGTCATGAACGAAGGCACTGCCCAGGGAAGGATGAAGACCGTGCGGATCAGCTTCTTGAAGCGCACGCGATTGTCATTGACGAGCACGGCGAGCAGCATCGCCAGGCCGATCTGGAGCGAGGTCGCGACCAGCGTCCAGACGACCGTCCAGGTGACGACGGAGACGAGGCTCTGCGTCCAGATCGGGTTGGTGAACAGCTCCTTGAAGTTGATCCAGCCCACCCAGTCCAGCAGCTTCGCTGGCGGAGAGTTGTACAGGCTGTAGTTCGTGAACGCGAGCGCGACCATGAACAGCAGCGGGAAAACGACGACCATCGCCAGCAGGATGAAGCTGGGAACGACGACGAAATAAGGGAAGCCTTTGTCGTAGCTGTCATGGAAAGCCTGCCTCACGGATGGAATCCGCTCGCCGTCCTGACGGCGGACCGCATCCCGGTAAGCATCCTTGATGTTGAGGATATAGCTGTACAGAAGCACGGCCGCTAGCAGCAGAGAGAGGATGCCCTCCGTCAGCAGCGTTCGGGAATCGTCTTTATTCGGATCGTCGCCCAGCGTGATCAGCCCTTCGATGCCGTGCGCCGTCCATGCGCCGATCGATGCCGCGAGCGACAGCGCCAGCACGAGGAACAGCACGCCCTTGATGAAGCGTCGATTGTACAGCTGGCCCAGGCCTGGAATGATGGACAGCGCGGCTGCCGCAGCTGGAGAAGGCTGGGGACCGGCCTTCGGTTGCAATGCTTTTTGCATGGTTCCTTCACCTTCCGATCCTTGCTCTTTATATAGAGGTCCGTCCATGAATATCCGGGTCGATCCAAAAGCAAAAGCCCGGGGGCCGCGCCGGTGAGCGCCAGCCCGCGGGCATCGTGGTGTTGCTGTCCCGCCGCCGCCTTGCCTTGACGGCCAGGCGATGATTTCCTGTGTGGAGCCGGATCCGATAGCGCAGCCTTCTTATTTGCCGGACATCGCCATCTTGTCCTGAACCTGCTTCACGGCGTCATCCAGCGATTTCTGCACATCCTTGCCTTCGGAAGCGAACTGGAGCGCGTTTTTCATCGGATCCCAGACATAATCAAGCTCAGGAACCGTAGGGAACGGCTGGCCGAATTGGACCTGCTCCGTGAAGCCCTTCACGAGCGGGTCGCTCGTCAGCGCGGTGTCGTTCAGAACCGCAGTGACCGGAGGCACTTGGCCGGTCTTTTTGTAATATTCAAGCGCGTTTTCCTGGTTGGTGATGAAGGCCGCCAGATCGGAAGCCCATTCCGGGGATTTGGAGAACTTGGAGAGCATCCAGCCCTTCACGCCGATGAAGGAGGTCGGGTGCTTGCCGTTTTCCAGCGTCGGAAGCGGAGCCACCGCCAGATCGTCGCCAAGCTGCTTCTTGTAATCCGTGATCGCCCAAGGTCCGTTGATGACCGCGCCGACCTTGCCGGAGCCGAACAGGCCGCCGACGATATCGCCGTTCACGCCTTTGGGCAGGTAGCCTTTCTTGAACCAATCCTGGATCAGCTGGACGCCTTTGACAGCGCCCTCCTTGTTGAGGCCGATGTCGTTTACATCGTAGCCGCCGGCGTCGGTCCCCTTGAAGATGTAGCCGTCGTTGCCGCCCATGAATGCCCAGGCGTAGTAGAAGTTGATGCCTTCGAACAGGAAGCCGTAGGTCTGCTTCTTGGCGTCCGTCTGCTCCTGGGCCAGCTTCTCCAGGTCTGCGATTGTCGCCGGCGCCGCAGGCACGAGCTTTTTGTTGTAGAACAGCGCGTAGGTCTCCGTTACGAACGGCAGGCCGTACAGCTGGCCGTCCTGGCTGAGCGCCTTGAGCGCTTCCGGCGTGAAGGAGTCGAGCACGGCCTGCTCGGCCTTGACCGGCTGCACGAGGCCTTTGAGCACCAGGTTGCCGATGCCCGGCTGGTAGAACAGGTCCGGACCTTTGCCGGCAGGACCGTCAAGCGAGAGAATCTGCTGCTGGTCGTTCATCTTGACCGGCTTGACGTTGACCTTGATGCCGGTTTTCTCCGTGTACTTCTTCGTAATATCTGTAATCGTAGCCACGCTGTCGGCGTTGTCGTCCGGCCAGATCGTCAGCTCGGCCGGCTTCTCCGGCATATTGGCCGCATCTGCGCCGGCCTTGTCGGCTGCGCCTGTGTTGGCCGCCGTGTTGGCAGCCGGCTCCGTTGCTGCGCCTGTATTTGCAGCGCCTGTATTTGCGGCGCCCGCATTGTTTTCCGCGTTGTTGTTGCTGCCGCATGCCGTCAGCCCCGTCAGCGCGATGGCCATCGCCAGCGCCGCTGCGGCGGTTTTTTGCTTCTTCATCTCTGTATCCTCCCCGGATCTCGTCGGTTGGTTTCGCTTGCTGATGTCATTGTAGGACTTTGGGGGGAGGTCCAACTACCAAAGTAATGACTTCAAAGATCAAGATTGTGACCTCGTGAAAAAACCGGAGACTGGCCTGACGAAGACAGCTTGCAGAAAATAAATCCCTCGGCATTGAACGATTTGTCTAAGCCAAACGACAAATAGGCACACTTGAGAACAGCAACCGTGAAGAGGAGGATGAAAGTTGATCAAGCTGCAAGGGGTAACGAAGAGATTTCAGGACAAGACGGCCCTGGATGGCTTCAGTGCGGATCTGGCAGCGGGGTCGATCACCGGATTGATCGGTCCCAACGGCGCCGGCAAGACGACGCTGATCCGGCTGCTGAACGGACTGCTGCTGCCGGAGGAAGGGTCCATCGCCGTGGATGGTCTGAGTCCGGAGAAGGATGGCGATGAGGTGCGGCGGAGCTGCGGCACGCTGACCGAACAGCCCGGACTGTACGACGATATGACGGGACGGGAGAATCTTCGGTTCTATGCCAGCCTGTATGGCATTCATGGCCTGGACAGAATCCAGGAGCTGTCCGGCGTGCTCTCGCTTCAGGAATTTCTCGACCGCAAGACCGGCACCTACAGCACCGGAATGAAAAAACGGCTCGGCCTCGCCCGAGCCATGCTGCACAAGCCGTCTGTGCTTCTGCTCGACGAGCCGACCAATGGCCTTGATCCCGACGGCACGCGGGATGTGCTGCTCTATCTGAAGCGGCTCAATGAGCATGAGGGCGTGACCGTGCTGATCTGCTCCCACGTGCTCTCCCAGCTGGAGACCGTCTGCTCCAGCTACATCTTTTTGGAGCAGGGAGCCAAGAAGGCCGAGGGCACGCTGCAGGAACTGCGGAAACGCTACATCTCCACCCTGCAGCTGGAAATCAGGGTTCGCGACTGGCAGGGACGCAACGGAAACATCCAGATCGAGGCGGAATCCTATGAGGCGCTGCCGGGCTTGCTGCGGTCCATTTCCGCGCAATCCCGGCTTTATGAAGCCCGCATCCTGAATGATGATCTGCAGTCCATCTACTTTCAGATCCGAAAGGAGAACTTGCCATGAACCGCTTCTCTCCCAGCTGGTCCATCGCCCGCAAGGATATCAACGCGCTCAAGGCCAGCCTGCAGCTATGGCTGCCTATGATCATCGTGCCGCTCGTATTCAGCGCCGTGCTGCCTGCGATTCTGCTGCTCGTGTTCCGCTATAAGGTGCTGCCGGGAGGCAGCGGCGGGTTCGGAAGCTCCAGCGACATCGCCTACCTGCTGAAGTCGGCAATCTCTCTCGCTCCGCCCTCTCTGCAGGCCGAGCTGTCGCAGCTGCCCAGCGACGGCCATCGGGTGCTCTACTTCATGCTCACCTACCTTATGGCTCCGATGTTCCTGCTCATCCCGGTCATGACCTCAAGCATCATCACCGCCAACAGCTTTGCCGGGGAGAAGGAGCGGAAGACGCTGGAAGGGCTGCTGTATGCGCCGATCTCCATGAACCAGCTCCTCCTCGGCAAAGGTCTCGCCGCCTTCCTGCCGTCGATAGCTTTGACACTGGGAAGCTTTGTCGTCTATGGGGTAATCGTCAATTCGCTGGCCTATCCGCTCTTCTCGCACCTGATCTTCCCGACCTGGAACTGGCTGCCGCTGCTGCTGCTCGTCGTGCCCTCGCTGACCGCGGTCATCGTCCTGGCGACGATGCTGGTATCGGCCAAGGTCAAGGGCTTCCAGGAAGCGTATCAGCTTGGCGGAGTCATCGTTCTGCCGGTACTGGCGCTCGTCGCCGGCCAGGCGACCGGCATGCTGCTGCTCGGCAACATCGCGATGCTGGCGCTGACGTCTCTGCTGGTCCTCATCGGATGGATCCTTTTCCGCTCGGCGCGGCATTTGGCCCTGCGGCATCGTTTTCTGGAGAAGCTGGGGTGAAGCTGAAAGGCGGCCGGCGGCGGCTCAAGGGCACAGCCATGTTAAGGGGCCGTCGCCTTCTTGCCAAGCCCCGCGCCATCGCTGATGGAAGGCGGCCTCGGATATTCCGTCCCCGTTGAATGCATGACACAAAAATGGAAATCCAAACAAGCCGCCCCTGGCTCCGGACCAGGGGCGGCTTGTTTCTTGTCGGCTCAAGACGAAGGATTCAGGAACCCGTCACGAATCCTTGTTGCGGGATTCCCGCGAAACAGCAGTGGAGCTGGCATTCAGCCAGCGGGACAGCTCGGCTAGATCAGCTTGGCCCTTCAATCATCCGGCAGCAGCTGGCGCGGCAGGATGAAACCATATTTGATTCAGGCCTTAAGGCAGACTAGCTTCCAGTCTCCACTGCGGATGCCTGCCGATTGTCTCCCGAAAGTCACGACAATCCCCTTTCCTTTTGTCCCCGTCTCACCTCTCCTCCGGAGCCAGGCTTTCCCGTCCACCGGAGCTCGCATAAGTCGCCGGGCGTTCATGAAGCGGCATCGGCGCAGGCGGCGCAGGCTTCCCGAGGAACAGCCGCAAGCCCCCCGCGATCAGCAGGAAGGATGTGACCGCCAGCGGCAGGCTGCGGAAGAACCAGTCATAGGCCGAGGCGAAGCGCGGAAGATAGTCGTAGATGGCCTGGCCAAGGAAGCGGTCCATCATATAATAGACGCCGAGCGCCATCAGCCCGGCTCCAAGCCAGCGGTGGTAGCGGGCAAGCTCGGTCAGGACGGGCACGTCCTGCATCTCGCCCCGCTGATAGCGGCCGTACTGCTGCAGAGCGTCGAACAGCGAGAAGCACCAGAGCAGCGGAAGCATGAACAGGAACAGCGTAATCCGCATGCTGTCCATGAGATAGATGAGCAGCAGGAATCCGAGCAGCAGCTGCAGCCCCCTCTTTTGCAAGCCGAGATACAGATGGCCGGCGCCGGGAAGGAACGACAGCAGCGCCGCCAGCGTTTTGTTTTTGCGGGATCCGGAGAAGCGGTTCTCCACTTCCTCGAACAAGGAGATGTCCCGAAGAAGCTCTCCCGCCTGCTTGCGGTTCACATGCAGGATGGCGTCGAACATGCTGTAGATCCATACGACCGGAAGCAGCAGAAGAAAAACGAGGAAAACCGGCGTATGCAGGACCACGGCGACGAAAACGATGAAAGCGCCGAGGCCGGCGAAAGATATCATGAAGGCGGTTCCGCGCTGCATGAGGCCAAGCGACATATGTCCCAGACCCGGGATGAAGGAGAGCACGATCGTCAAAGCCTTCTCCCTCTGGTCCTCGGCGGTTCTGAGCGGATACGCAAGGGCCGAAGGAATTCCGTTCCCGTCCATCGGGCCTGGAGCATAGGCATGCGTCTGCGCCGGGCGGGCAAGCACCGTCACGAGGATATCGATCATGCTGACTCCCCAGACTCCGATCGGAATCAGAAGGAGCGGAGCGGCATCCCCGTCCAGATTGTTCGTGACGGCGAGCAGCAGCATGATAGCGACCGGCCCCCATACAAAAGCGCC encodes:
- a CDS encoding sugar ABC transporter permease, with the translated sequence MQKALQPKAGPQPSPAAAAALSIIPGLGQLYNRRFIKGVLFLVLALSLAASIGAWTAHGIEGLITLGDDPNKDDSRTLLTEGILSLLLAAVLLYSYILNIKDAYRDAVRRQDGERIPSVRQAFHDSYDKGFPYFVVVPSFILLAMVVVFPLLFMVALAFTNYSLYNSPPAKLLDWVGWINFKELFTNPIWTQSLVSVVTWTVVWTLVATSLQIGLAMLLAVLVNDNRVRFKKLIRTVFILPWAVPSFMTALVFAAMFNDTFGAINMQIMSRFGLMVPWLTDPTWARVAIILIQIWLGFPYVFTLFTGVLQSISKDWYEAAEVDGGSRWQKFRFITLPHILFATAPLLIMQYSFNFNNFNIIFLFNKGGPAVPGQSAGATDILISWVYNLTFTDNNYKMAAAISIIMGLIVAAFAFYQFRKTRSFREEGY
- a CDS encoding extracellular solute-binding protein — its product is MKKQKTAAAALAMAIALTGLTACGSNNNAENNAGAANTGAANTGAATEPAANTAANTGAADKAGADAANMPEKPAELTIWPDDNADSVATITDITKKYTEKTGIKVNVKPVKMNDQQQILSLDGPAGKGPDLFYQPGIGNLVLKGLVQPVKAEQAVLDSFTPEALKALSQDGQLYGLPFVTETYALFYNKKLVPAAPATIADLEKLAQEQTDAKKQTYGFLFEGINFYYAWAFMGGNDGYIFKGTDAGGYDVNDIGLNKEGAVKGVQLIQDWFKKGYLPKGVNGDIVGGLFGSGKVGAVINGPWAITDYKKQLGDDLAVAPLPTLENGKHPTSFIGVKGWMLSKFSKSPEWASDLAAFITNQENALEYYKKTGQVPPVTAVLNDTALTSDPLVKGFTEQVQFGQPFPTVPELDYVWDPMKNALQFASEGKDVQKSLDDAVKQVQDKMAMSGK
- a CDS encoding sugar ABC transporter permease codes for the protein MGRTLRSKLEVSGIYLVVLIMFAVILYPLLWAVSISLNPGTSLYSAKLIPDNLSLEHYRWLFTDPQSDYGLWYKNTIIVAVCNAVASVTMVSLLAYVFSRFRFTGRKYGIYTFLLLQMFPVLMGMVAIYLLLNLVNLLDTFTGLILIYAVGGLPMNVFLVKGYLDTIPRDLDESATMDGAGHLTVFFRILMPLTAPILAVVGLFTFMAPFMDFLTPRIILRSPEKYTLALGLYNFINDKFSNNFTIFAAGTILIAVPIATVFLLLQRFLISGLADGATKG
- a CDS encoding S-layer homology domain-containing protein, with product MAIQFRRLAAALLSLLLFLPAMAPGARAAEADLSSAVQDLGYEAAASATVSVSDSVYVRLKNEWKGVYLYEAEGQARYGFTAVNDPASQWEIKSGEGGAQLLVNRATGHLLNRELASDPHDNLKSSALDSGAASAQWQVTEASGKPGYVNLSIPGRSNQLVNIQVLNGYAQASDWAQPGWGSALWQVEPGHGEEPVRLVDGWKGYVLYEEAGLAKYGAPELNDASSQWFVVDGVAPGSKKFVNRATGHVLNRLGNDGDRLNDPVKSSDLPEASTAGDFSIQEQAGSAGLYTIASSEKSSYLLHVQSQTGHAQISDWAQPGWGSSSWRLEPAADSSAKRLQDSWKGSFLQEQGGLIAYGTPDYTDASSQWIVEDYGTAVRLRNVQTGRYMQQTELKGGAALAAAAPQAADPLLTSWIQAPGMDGSGDVQAGQSTFQAASDGDAYLNVQSQDGYGHANNWAQPSWGSARWLVKAPAPEGPAEELTPYVKIRNDWLQLYLFEKDGKLAYGNVQPGDESAHWLIESKDGVQHIVNRKTGHYVTLSGVKPDSRESVRVADPEGDMDSAAWTVSDHQGFKLIRSAGDARPAEASGYLNVEHKLKAAEYSPVNRDWGSPKWEFIPVKASETGTGGGAPVLLPDGAIRLTSKSGGAALYENAGGVVLYGSLDAKDLRSHWFVKERDGGGVSIVNAVTGRELSWLPGVSYLGTVAAGGAGANAGWALENAPAAGAILLRSLAEGHEDEYAQIADVLGYAQLDLRSIDNGAVQWVAAAAPEGGYIPEVQDTVGSGLTPAAPHGGLYRLQNSAAGSLLAMSGDGLGLSGGDVRSKSVLWRMEDRNGRLLLRNEETGSYLLRDGSSVSAGEAGPTAEWTQERQSGLLMLAEPGGSRVLSASSGHATLAERETAGGSGRWKLLEAAGDVVYEAEKGFVSGGAGIHAEAPGYAGSGYASGWKDADDRLILSVQAQAAGRYEAEWTVAVLAGEEGGRLSVYVNGQPQGKLDAAAGDGSGMWKTVSAKLDLRAGYNSVELRRAGDDGGGLLVDRLLVHGAVSRDYRGATLPYTTYEAEDGATNGTLLGPDRTYMTLASEASGRKAVKLDAAGQYVEFKLAEPASYMSLRYSIPDSQDGGGQQATLSYSVDGAPGGKLELSSRHAWVYGKYPWSNNPEDGDPHRFYDETQLDFGRTLPAGTVLRLEKQVSDAASSYVLDSADLELAPAAYAMPAGFLSVTDFGAAPNDGKSDSAAFLDAIRAAKAAGKGVWVPQGLFRLDSPLEVQGIVIRGAGMWHTAIEGAGFMGTGDGVGVYDLKIDVGVTGRHDELREAAFDGTFGKGSTIQGVWVEHAKAGIWSVRSDDEDGGIATDGLYAAGMRIRDTYADGINFSTGTINSMAEQNAIRNTGDDSIAIWSSQPDGVSADDARASGNTIRFNTVQLPWLADNVAIFGGSDNKVQDNILSDTVGFGAGIAVSTRFNPVAFGGRTVVERNTLIRAGGHEFNWNQDFGAIWLFTGDKPIEADIDILDNTVLDSTFQGLYINGAYPFNVSGRHRILIRNLVLDGAGTWGIHAGGGISGSVQLDMLQLRGAKVGPFFNASGSAFQLALTEQAPPAGVLPVDGYQTGEGLTWDSQPEPGTGSPTPAPTGTASPTPAPTGTASPTPAPTGTASPTPGPTGAASPTPRPTGSPEPGMGSSAANQDALAKAAAGKTSPVQLGSTALAGGGRAAELPLDAFLAYAEAMPLGTIALQAGSSSISIPASAAAKLAAMRGKADTAGAVIRIVLGTADQQALAAMKARASALNGAAFSGTAAWSLSMEQGGRSLPLTGEIGYVDVEFLAGSGSKPGPSAGLLRTGDGAVRAVPASFAKGKDGTIVRIRTLGAGSFGTAALPSKAFRDTAGSWAAADIERLSAAGILNGISAERYAPAQAVSRADFAALISRALGLDLLAGGAADGRSWKDGKPNYGWTAAADAVRSAGIMQGDLDGSFRPGASVTRQEMAVMLNRAILFAASGKPRTSAPAPQASVFTFTDAAKISPWAEDAITALTARGMLRGRPDGAFQPQAPVTRAEAAALLARLLLEAGLLGSFD